GATGTAGCTCGATGCGTCTGTGAGCAGCGACTAAACTGCGTTAAAATTAATAGCGCCGGTGACAATTCTTGGTGCTGTTTCTCCGACAATAACGCGAAACTAGCAGTTACGATACGATAGAACAAATTGACAAAAGGAGTAATGTATGCTCATTCCGTACGTCATTGAGACGACGAACCGCGGCGAACGCGGCATGGACATTTTTTCCCGGCTGCTGCGGGATAGGATCATATTCTTAGGAACTCCGGTTGACGACAACGTGGCGAACATCATCATCGCCCAAATGCTCTTGCTTTCAAGTGAAGATGGTGACGCCGACATTGGCCTTTACATAAATTCTCCCGGCGGCAGCGTGCATTCAGGACTGGCGATCTACGACGCCATGCAGTACATCAAGAATGACGTAGCGACGTATTGCATGGGCCTGTCGGCCAGCATCGCCGCCCTGTTGCTCGCCGGTGGCGCGACGGGCAAGCGGTTTTCGCTCCCCAATTCCCGCATGCTCATCCACCAGCCGTGGACGCAAGCGTCTCGTCCTTTGCAGGCCACCGATCTGGAAATCGAAGCGCGTGAAATTTTGCGCACCCGTAACCAGGTGAATTCGATTATTGCGCAACACACGGGGCAGGAACTCGCGAAGATCGAGCGTGATAGCGAGCGAGACTTCTGGATGGACCCCGTAGAGGCCAAGGACTATGGACTGATCGATGACGTCTTGCCGTCCGCTATCAAGACTCCTCAGACTGACGGAGTAGCCAGCAATTAGAATGACCAATCCAGCGCCGCAACACGAAGGAGATTAGCGTTGCCAAGTAGTCGTGACTCTCGGGGCCAATATCGCTGCTCGTTTTGCAATAAAGCGCAAGAGGAAGTACGCCGGCTGATTTCAGGCCAAAACGGCGTT
This DNA window, taken from Chloroflexota bacterium, encodes the following:
- a CDS encoding ATP-dependent Clp protease proteolytic subunit, with the protein product MLIPYVIETTNRGERGMDIFSRLLRDRIIFLGTPVDDNVANIIIAQMLLLSSEDGDADIGLYINSPGGSVHSGLAIYDAMQYIKNDVATYCMGLSASIAALLLAGGATGKRFSLPNSRMLIHQPWTQASRPLQATDLEIEAREILRTRNQVNSIIAQHTGQELAKIERDSERDFWMDPVEAKDYGLIDDVLPSAIKTPQTDGVASN